From Bordetella flabilis, the proteins below share one genomic window:
- a CDS encoding LysE family translocator: protein MQQFLIVAAAHFLALLSPGPDFFLIARTSLAAGWRVASGACLGIAAANGAFIVLAFAGTAALRPASTPFIALQIVGCAYLLYLGVLFIRHAGANTLNAVPAPPGHPPARERRTASWRRAVCMGFLSGILNPKNALFYASLAAMLTGPHASAGWKAFYGAWMFAVVLAWDVAVAILIGNRTVLHRFARVLPWLERTSGLLLMLLALGVLAALVA from the coding sequence ATGCAGCAATTCCTGATCGTCGCCGCAGCGCATTTCCTGGCCCTGCTTTCGCCCGGCCCCGACTTCTTCCTGATTGCCCGTACATCGCTGGCGGCCGGCTGGCGTGTGGCCAGTGGCGCTTGCCTGGGCATCGCGGCCGCCAACGGCGCCTTCATCGTCCTCGCGTTCGCCGGCACGGCGGCGCTGCGGCCCGCCAGCACACCCTTTATCGCGCTGCAGATCGTGGGATGCGCATACCTGCTCTATCTTGGCGTCCTGTTCATCCGCCACGCCGGCGCCAATACCCTGAACGCGGTACCGGCGCCCCCCGGCCATCCACCCGCGCGGGAACGCCGCACCGCTTCATGGCGGCGCGCCGTGTGCATGGGATTCTTGTCCGGCATCCTGAACCCGAAGAACGCGCTTTTCTACGCCAGCCTGGCGGCGATGCTGACCGGCCCCCATGCAAGCGCCGGCTGGAAAGCCTTCTACGGCGCGTGGATGTTCGCGGTTGTCCTGGCGTGGGATGTGGCTGTCGCCATCCTGATAGGGAATCGGACTGTGCTGCACCGCTTCGCGCGCGTCTTGCCATGGCTGGAACGGACATCCGGTCTCCTGCTGATGCTGCTCGCCCTGGGTGTGCTGGCGGCCCTGGTGGCGTGA